The Ancylobacter sp. SL191 nucleotide sequence CAGCCTCGGTAGGCCAGGCCATGTCCTTGTCCCACGCCCAATGCGCGCGGATTTCCTCGTCCGACATGGCGCGAAATTTCTCCCAGTCGACCGTCTTGGCCAACCGGTCAGCCTCCTCCAACTGCTTTTTGGTAGGCATTACGCTCCACCTCGTTCGCGTATCGGAAGGAAATGGCGCGCCGCCGGCGACCTCGCCATGTCCACGCGCACAGTAACACATCCTCGCCGAACGCCGCGATGGTTTCAAAGCGCGGCTCCCCCCGCTCGCCGCGTGAGGGACGTTCAAGGCGCAGCCTTCCATCGAAGAGGAGAGCCGCAAGCGGGAGCGGCAAACCGTGTTTCGCACGGTTCGCCGCGTCCTTGTCGTCATCCCACTCGAAATCGTCCGTCTCGCCCATTGTCGTCCCACCCGACTCGCAGCCGAGTCAGGATGCAACAACGACGGTTATGAGTACGAGCGAATCACTGAGGGCTCAGTTCTTCGCCTTGTCGACCAGCTTGTTCTTGCCGATCCACGGCATCATGCCGCGCAGCTTCTCGCCGACCTGCTCGATCTGGTGGGAATCGTTCAGGCGGCGGATGCCCTTGAAGCGCGAGGCGCCGGCCCGGTATTCCTGCATCCAGTCGGAGGTGAACTTGCCGGTCTGGATGTCGGTCAGCACGCGCTTCATCTCGGCCTTGGTCTCGGCGGTGATGATGCGCGGGCCGGAGACGTACTCGCCCCACTCGGCGGTGTTGGAGATCGAGTAGTTCATGTTGGCGATGCCGCCCTCATAGATGAGGTCGACGATCAGCTTCACTTCGTGCAGGCACTCGAAATAGGCCATTTCCGGGGCGTAGCCGGCTTCCACCAGCGTCTCGAAGCCGGCGCGGATCAGCTCGACCAGACCGCCGCAGAGCACGACCTGCTCGCCGAACAGGTCGGTCTCGCACTCTTCCTTGAAGGTGGTCTCGATGATGCCGGAGCGGCCGCCGCCGACGCCCGAGGCGTAGGAAAGCGCGAGGTCGAGCGCGTTGCCCGAGGCGTCCTGGTGGACGGCCACGAGGCAGGGCACGCCGCCGCCCTTCTGGTACTCACCGCGCACGGTGTGACCGGGGCCCTTCGGCGCGATCATGACGACGTCGACGGTCTTCTTCGGCTCGATCAGGCCGAAATGCACGTTGAGGCCGTGGGCGAAGGCGATGGCGGCGCCGTCACGGATGTTGGGGGCGATCTCGTCGCGGTAAATGTCGGCCTGCAGCTCGTCCGGGGCGGCCATCATCATCAGGTCGGCCCACTTGGCGGCCTCGGCGACGGTGAGCACTTTAAGGCCGTCGGCCTCGACCTTGGCGGCGGTCGCCGAGCCCGGCTTCAGGCCGATGGCGATTTCCTTGGCGCCGGAATCCTTGAGGTTCAGCGCATGGGCACGGCCCTGCGAGCCATAGCCGATGATGGCGACCTTCTTGCCCTTGATGAGGTTCACATCGGCGTCGCGGTCGTAATAAACGCGCATGGGGTTCTCCTGTGTCACGCGTCGGGTCGGGCGGGCCGGGATGCCCCGGTGCCGTAGAGGGTGAGAAACTGGTCGGTGGCGCGGGCGGCATCGCGCTCGATCTCGGCGGCGGACAGCGCGAGGCGGTCATCACCGAGCAGCAGGCGGATCTGCACGTCGCGGCCGACAAGGCCGAGGAAGCTGCGAAAGGCGGTCTCGGTGTCGTCCACCGCGATCAGCCCGGCCTCGCGGCCCGCTTCCAGAAGAGGTTTCAGCCGCTCGCCAATGGCGAAGCGACCATTCGCCAGCATGATCGCGCCGAGCTTGGAATCGCGGGCACCGGCCTGCGCGATGGCGAAGCGGTTGAGGGCGATCGAGGTCGGGCTGGAGATCACGCCGAGCCAATTGGCGGCGAAGCGGATGAGGCTTTCGCGCAGGGCGGAGACATCGAGCCGCGTGCGGTCATAATTGCCGGCGCGCACCTTGGAGGCCTGCCAGCGCACAGTCGCACTGAGCAGCCCGTCGCGGTCGCCGAACCATTTGTAGAGGCTTTCCTTGGAGCAGGAGGCACGCCGCGCCACAGCCGTCATGGTGACGTCCCCGCCCTCCTCGACCATCAGCGCGAGCACGGCGTCGAGCACGGCCTGCTGCCGCTCGGTGAAGCTCGCGCTGGTCGGGTCGGGGGTCGATGCCATGGCTGGCGGGGGCTCCGGAAAGTCCGTACCGTACGTTACGGTTCTCCTATAGGAGCGCCGGCCCCGGCGCAAGCGGCACGTCGCGAATTCCCGGTCAGCGCCGCAGCAGACGGCCGATCCGCGCGCGCCAGAGGGTCGGCTGCGCCGAGGCCAGCGCCACGCCGGAGGCCGCGAGCGCCATGCCGACCCAGGCGAGCGGCGGCATCGCCTCGCCGATCAGCACGAAGGCGATGAGCGCCGAGCAGGGCGGCACGAGGAAGAACAGCGCCGAGACCTTGGACACCTCGCCGGCGCGGATCATCGCCAGATAGAGCGAGATGGCGATCAGCGAATTGCCGATCACGAGATAGGCCAGCGCCGCCACGAAGGAGGGCGACCAGTCGACATGGCCGTCATCCAGCAGCAGCGCCAGCGGCAGGGTGCAGACGAAGCCCACCGCATATTGCACGCAATTGGTCACCAGCGGGTGCTGGGCGACGCCGTAGCGCTTCTCGTAGAGCGAGGCCGAGGACATGGCGAGCAGCGCGCCAACCGCCAGCAGGATCACGCCGGGCGAGGTGACCTCGATGGAGGCGCGCGAGGCGATGACGAGGCCGGCGCCGGCAAGGCCGAGCAGCAAACCGCCCCAGCGCAGCAGCCCCACCTTTTCGCGGGCAAAGGCCGGCGCGGCGAGACCGACGACGATGGGCTGCATTGAGACGATAAGCGCCAGCGCCCCGGCGGAAATCCCGTTCAGGAAGGCGAAATAGCTCAGGTCGAAATACAGCACCTGAATGAGGAAGCCGACCACGACGAGGTTCACCCAGGCGCGCGGCGTCGCCGGGAGCGCGGGGCGGAACCAGACGAGCAGGGGCAGCAGCACCACCAGCACCAGCCCGTAGCGCATGGCGAGCAGGGTGAAAGGCCCGGTCGAGAGCAGGCCCACCTTGGCGACAGCGAAGCCGCCGGACCACAGCAGCAGGAAGAGTAAGGGCGCCACCTGCAGCCACAGGGGCTTGCCGGTGGTGGATGCCGGCAATGTACCCGCGCTGTCGCTCACGTCTGTCGCCTTCCGCTCTCATCGGGAACGGAGCATCCGGCACAGAGCGCCGCAGGGCACCCCGGGGGCGCCCCGCGAAGCGGCATCTTCACATGCCATCGGGTCCGCGGCCAATAGCGGCGACGCCGGTGCGGGAGACTTCCACCAGGCCGAGCGGCTCCAGCAGCGAGACGAACTGGTCGATCTTCTCCGGCTTGCCGGTGATCTCGAACACGAAGCTCTCCAGCGTCGTGTCGACCGTGCGGGCGCGGAAGCTGTCGGCGATCAAGAGCGCTTCCTGGCGGATCTCGCCCTTGCCGCGCACCTTGATGAGGGCGAGCTCGCGCTCCACCGCCTTGCCGACCACGGTGAGGTCGACCACGCGATGCACCGGCACCAGCCGGTCGAGCTGGCTCTTGATCTGCTCGATGATCGGCGGCGCGCCGGTGGTGACGACGGTGATGCGCGAGAGCTTGGAATCGTGGCTGACCTCGGAAACGGTCAGGCTGTCGATGTTGTAGCCGCGCCCGGAGAACAGGCCGACGATGCGGGCAAGCACGCCCGGCTCGTTATCGACCAGCAGAGAAAGGGTGTGGCGTTCGACGGGTTCGGTGACGGGGGGCATGGGGCACTCTGAAAAGGGGCGCTAAGGCTGTCGGTGAGCTTCCTGGCCGTCATCCCCGGGCTTGGCCCGGGGATCCACGACTTCAATTCGCGCCAGCATAACCGGCGCTCCAGCGAAAGGCGTGGATGGCCGGGCCAAGCCCGGCCATGACGTGGTTAGGCGCGAAGCGCCGTCACACTAGCATCTTGCCTTCCTCGCTGATCGCCTCGTCCAGCCCTTCGGGATGATCGGGAAGGATCATCTCGTTATGCGGCTTGCCCGAGGGGATCATGGGCAGGCAGTTCTCCATCTTGTCGACCAGGCAGTCGAACAGCACGGGGCGGTTGACGCTGATCATCTCGTGGATCGCGCCGTCGAGGTCGCCCGGCTTGGAGCAGCGGATACCGACCGCGCCATAGGCCTCAGCGAGCTTCACGAAGTCCGGCAGCGACTCGGAGTAGGAGTGCGAGTAGCGCCCGCCATGCAGCAGATCCTGCCACTGGCGCAC carries:
- a CDS encoding BrnT family toxin, with translation MGETDDFEWDDDKDAANRAKHGLPLPLAALLFDGRLRLERPSRGERGEPRFETIAAFGEDVLLCAWTWRGRRRRAISFRYANEVERNAYQKAVGGG
- the ilvC gene encoding ketol-acid reductoisomerase, which encodes MRVYYDRDADVNLIKGKKVAIIGYGSQGRAHALNLKDSGAKEIAIGLKPGSATAAKVEADGLKVLTVAEAAKWADLMMMAAPDELQADIYRDEIAPNIRDGAAIAFAHGLNVHFGLIEPKKTVDVVMIAPKGPGHTVRGEYQKGGGVPCLVAVHQDASGNALDLALSYASGVGGGRSGIIETTFKEECETDLFGEQVVLCGGLVELIRAGFETLVEAGYAPEMAYFECLHEVKLIVDLIYEGGIANMNYSISNTAEWGEYVSGPRIITAETKAEMKRVLTDIQTGKFTSDWMQEYRAGASRFKGIRRLNDSHQIEQVGEKLRGMMPWIGKNKLVDKAKN
- a CDS encoding TetR/AcrR family transcriptional regulator C-terminal domain-containing protein, with the translated sequence MASTPDPTSASFTERQQAVLDAVLALMVEEGGDVTMTAVARRASCSKESLYKWFGDRDGLLSATVRWQASKVRAGNYDRTRLDVSALRESLIRFAANWLGVISSPTSIALNRFAIAQAGARDSKLGAIMLANGRFAIGERLKPLLEAGREAGLIAVDDTETAFRSFLGLVGRDVQIRLLLGDDRLALSAAEIERDAARATDQFLTLYGTGASRPARPDA
- a CDS encoding DMT family transporter, whose protein sequence is MSDSAGTLPASTTGKPLWLQVAPLLFLLLWSGGFAVAKVGLLSTGPFTLLAMRYGLVLVVLLPLLVWFRPALPATPRAWVNLVVVGFLIQVLYFDLSYFAFLNGISAGALALIVSMQPIVVGLAAPAFAREKVGLLRWGGLLLGLAGAGLVIASRASIEVTSPGVILLAVGALLAMSSASLYEKRYGVAQHPLVTNCVQYAVGFVCTLPLALLLDDGHVDWSPSFVAALAYLVIGNSLIAISLYLAMIRAGEVSKVSALFFLVPPCSALIAFVLIGEAMPPLAWVGMALAASGVALASAQPTLWRARIGRLLRR
- the ilvN gene encoding acetolactate synthase small subunit, encoding MPPVTEPVERHTLSLLVDNEPGVLARIVGLFSGRGYNIDSLTVSEVSHDSKLSRITVVTTGAPPIIEQIKSQLDRLVPVHRVVDLTVVGKAVERELALIKVRGKGEIRQEALLIADSFRARTVDTTLESFVFEITGKPEKIDQFVSLLEPLGLVEVSRTGVAAIGRGPDGM